A part of Paenibacillus sp. 481 genomic DNA contains:
- a CDS encoding alpha-ketoacid dehydrogenase subunit beta, translating into MAVISYLEAVSQALREEMQRDKRVFVLGEDVGVRGGVFRVTQGLYEEFGEQRVIDTPLSEAAIAGVSIGAAAHGMRPVAEIQFAEYIMPAVNQIVNEAAKMRYRSNGDWNCPLVIRAPYGGGVRGALYHSQCVEAMFCNIPGLKVVTPSTPYDAKGLLKAAIRNEDPVLFFEHKRCYRSIKGEVPDSDYIVPIGKADIKRQGEHFTVITYGLALHFALEAAEKLAREGYSAHILDLRTLYPLDKESIVEAARKTGKVLIVHEDNKEGGVGAEVAAVLAEECMFELDAPIKRLCGPDVPAMPYSLPMEKFFMLNADKVYQAMKQLAQF; encoded by the coding sequence ATGGCCGTGATTTCTTATCTTGAAGCAGTGTCACAAGCTCTTCGAGAAGAAATGCAGCGAGATAAAAGGGTATTTGTACTAGGGGAAGATGTCGGAGTGCGCGGTGGTGTGTTTCGGGTTACGCAGGGATTGTATGAGGAATTTGGCGAACAACGGGTTATAGATACGCCCCTATCAGAAGCGGCCATTGCAGGTGTATCGATTGGGGCAGCTGCTCATGGCATGAGGCCTGTTGCAGAAATTCAATTTGCTGAGTATATCATGCCTGCCGTAAACCAAATTGTGAATGAAGCAGCCAAAATGAGGTATCGCTCGAACGGAGATTGGAACTGTCCCTTGGTCATTCGTGCGCCTTATGGGGGTGGAGTTCGTGGTGCCCTCTATCATTCGCAATGCGTGGAAGCGATGTTCTGCAATATTCCCGGTTTAAAAGTAGTCACACCTTCTACGCCCTATGATGCCAAAGGACTGCTAAAAGCAGCTATCCGTAATGAAGACCCTGTACTGTTCTTTGAGCATAAGCGATGTTATCGCTCGATCAAAGGAGAAGTGCCGGACTCGGATTACATTGTGCCCATAGGGAAGGCGGATATTAAGCGGCAAGGAGAACACTTCACGGTTATTACGTACGGGCTTGCCTTGCATTTTGCGCTGGAAGCGGCGGAGAAACTTGCCCGCGAAGGATATAGCGCTCATATTTTGGATTTGCGTACCCTCTATCCTCTGGATAAGGAGTCTATTGTAGAGGCTGCTCGTAAAACGGGTAAAGTGCTTATTGTTCATGAGGACAACAAAGAGGGAGGCGTTGGCGCCGAAGTAGCAGCTGTGCTTGCAGAGGAATGCATGTTTGAATTGGATGCTCCGATCAAACGCCTTTGCGGTCCGGACGTTCCTGCTATGCCGTATAGTTTACCAATGGAGAAATTTTTCATGCTCAATGCGGATAAAGTATATCAGGCCATGAAACAATTGGCCCAATTTTGA
- a CDS encoding aminoglycoside phosphotransferase family protein: MMEINKDLVSRLIQGQFPQWSELPVSPVEKSGHDNRTFHLGSEMSIRLPSKECYVPQVEKELFWLPKLKPHLTLPISVPLEKGEPAEGYPWSWTINKWIEGETVSHENVLSLNQLAIDLAHFLKELQAIDSSDGPIAGVHNFYRGGSLSIYDEETKCALNHLQPLLETDKFQTVWDVALQSKWTKDPVWVHGDVAPGNLLVNGGRLCAVIDFGILGTGDPACDYAMAWTFFDDESRKTLFAEVECDEATWNRARGWALWKALITYDSSEKNSRMALDAKHTLNIILQEYEQAK, encoded by the coding sequence ATGATGGAAATCAATAAAGACTTAGTAAGTAGACTTATACAAGGTCAATTTCCACAATGGTCTGAATTACCCGTTTCTCCAGTAGAGAAATCGGGACATGACAATAGAACCTTTCATCTAGGTTCTGAAATGAGCATCAGGCTACCTAGTAAGGAATGCTATGTTCCACAAGTTGAAAAGGAATTGTTTTGGTTGCCGAAGCTAAAACCGCATCTTACTTTGCCGATATCAGTTCCATTAGAAAAAGGAGAACCAGCCGAAGGATATCCATGGTCATGGACGATTAATAAATGGATTGAGGGCGAAACAGTAAGCCATGAGAATGTGTTAAGTCTGAATCAGCTTGCAATTGATTTAGCACATTTTCTAAAGGAGCTTCAGGCCATAGATTCTTCTGATGGACCAATCGCCGGAGTGCATAATTTTTATAGGGGTGGCTCACTATCCATATACGATGAAGAAACGAAGTGTGCCCTAAATCATCTACAGCCGTTATTAGAAACAGATAAGTTTCAAACCGTATGGGATGTAGCGTTGCAGTCGAAATGGACAAAAGATCCCGTTTGGGTTCACGGGGATGTTGCGCCAGGAAATCTTTTGGTCAATGGCGGGAGACTGTGCGCTGTTATTGACTTTGGTATACTGGGTACCGGAGATCCTGCCTGTGATTATGCAATGGCTTGGACTTTTTTTGACGATGAAAGTAGAAAGACGTTATTTGCTGAAGTGGAATGTGATGAAGCAACTTGGAATCGAGCGCGTGGCTGGGCGCTGTGGAAGGCGCTTATAACCTATGATAGCAGCGAAAAAAATTCAAGAATGGCATTAGATGCTAAGCATACACTCAACATCATTTTGCAAGAGTATGAACAAGCAAAATGA
- a CDS encoding acyl-CoA dehydrogenase family protein yields MHFDLTEEQTLIKRMMRDFAEGEVAPGADERDRTKQFPEDVFDKLTKLGVMGLPFPEQYGGGGADTISFVIVVEELSRVCASTGITYSAHISLGGAPIHLFGTDEQKEKYLTPLCMGEYLGAFGLTESNAGSDAGGTRTTATPHEEQWIISGSKCFITNASFAKSLALTAVTDRSKGTDGISAFIVPTDASGFTVINNYEKMGLHASNTTELVLENVTVPKENLLGKEGHGYKQFLATLDGGRIGIAAMAVGIAQGAYEKSLEYAKVRKQFGHSLSTFQAIQFKLADMAMNIEIARNMVYKAAWLKEHGRKFKKEAAMAKLFASEMCMKVCDQAVQIHGGYGYMKEYQVERFFRDAKLLEIGEGTSEVQRMVIARQIGC; encoded by the coding sequence ATGCACTTTGATTTAACCGAGGAACAAACGTTAATCAAGAGGATGATGCGTGATTTTGCGGAAGGCGAGGTTGCACCGGGGGCAGATGAACGGGATCGTACAAAGCAATTTCCGGAGGATGTGTTCGATAAATTAACGAAGCTGGGCGTCATGGGGCTGCCTTTTCCTGAACAATATGGCGGCGGGGGAGCAGATACAATAAGCTTTGTTATCGTGGTAGAGGAACTAAGTCGGGTATGCGCTTCTACAGGTATTACTTACTCTGCCCATATTTCGTTAGGCGGGGCACCCATCCATTTATTCGGCACAGATGAGCAAAAGGAAAAATACTTAACCCCTCTTTGTATGGGAGAGTACTTGGGTGCGTTTGGGCTGACGGAATCGAATGCAGGTTCTGATGCAGGGGGTACCCGTACGACAGCGACACCGCATGAGGAGCAGTGGATCATTTCCGGTTCCAAGTGCTTTATTACGAATGCAAGCTTTGCCAAAAGCTTGGCGCTCACGGCCGTAACGGATCGAAGCAAAGGGACGGACGGAATTAGTGCGTTTATCGTGCCTACAGATGCGTCAGGATTTACGGTCATTAACAATTATGAAAAGATGGGGCTGCACGCTTCGAATACAACCGAATTGGTCTTAGAAAATGTAACCGTTCCCAAAGAAAATCTCCTTGGGAAAGAAGGACATGGATACAAGCAATTTTTAGCTACGCTTGATGGCGGAAGAATCGGAATCGCGGCTATGGCGGTCGGAATTGCTCAAGGCGCTTATGAAAAATCACTTGAATATGCCAAAGTAAGAAAACAATTTGGCCACAGCTTATCGACCTTTCAAGCGATCCAATTTAAACTGGCCGACATGGCCATGAACATTGAAATCGCACGCAACATGGTTTATAAAGCGGCATGGCTGAAGGAGCACGGAAGAAAATTCAAGAAGGAAGCCGCGATGGCCAAATTATTTGCATCGGAAATGTGTATGAAGGTTTGCGATCAAGCCGTTCAGATCCATGGCGGGTACGGTTATATGAAGGAATATCAGGTGGAGCGGTTCTTCCGGGATGCCAAACTGTTAGAAATCGGCGAAGGTACTTCGGAAGTGCAACGAATGGTGATTGCACGCCAGATCGGTTGTTAA
- a CDS encoding thiamine pyrophosphate-dependent dehydrogenase E1 component subunit alpha, whose product MNRTGNGRVKNRHQALGLSDEQVLEMYQNMVMARKVDERMWLLNRAGKIPFLVSCQGHEAAQVGAAYALDQTKDYLCPYYRDMGMVIVFGMTAKELMLSAFAKAGDPNSGGRQMPGHYGSKRLNILSGSSVVTSQVPHGVGIALSGKMQDENLVVLTAFGEGGSNQGEFHEAANFAGVHKLPVIFLCENNKYAISVPYSKQVACASIADRAIGYGFPGISVDGNDPLEVYKVTKEAADRAKRGEGPTLIEAVVYRLVPHSSDDDDRTYRSREEVEEARKKDPLVTFSNYLKGLGILDELKEKDIHDRMLMEIDEATEYAENAPNSAPEDALKHVYAE is encoded by the coding sequence ATGAATAGAACCGGAAATGGTCGAGTCAAGAACCGGCACCAAGCATTAGGTTTATCGGATGAACAGGTTCTTGAAATGTATCAGAATATGGTTATGGCGCGTAAAGTAGATGAACGGATGTGGCTTCTAAATCGTGCGGGAAAAATCCCTTTTCTCGTTTCTTGCCAAGGTCATGAAGCAGCACAAGTAGGAGCGGCTTATGCGTTGGATCAAACGAAAGATTATCTGTGCCCGTATTATCGGGATATGGGAATGGTCATTGTGTTCGGGATGACGGCAAAGGAATTGATGCTTTCCGCTTTTGCCAAAGCGGGAGATCCCAACAGTGGCGGACGCCAAATGCCAGGGCATTATGGGAGTAAAAGACTAAATATTCTTTCGGGTTCTAGTGTCGTAACGAGTCAAGTGCCGCATGGAGTTGGAATCGCTTTATCTGGAAAAATGCAGGATGAAAACCTTGTCGTGTTAACGGCCTTTGGAGAAGGTGGCAGCAATCAAGGGGAATTTCACGAAGCGGCGAACTTTGCGGGGGTACACAAGCTGCCTGTCATTTTCTTGTGCGAAAATAACAAGTATGCCATTTCAGTCCCCTATTCCAAGCAAGTGGCTTGTGCAAGTATCGCGGATCGAGCAATAGGTTATGGGTTTCCTGGCATCAGTGTGGATGGCAATGATCCCTTAGAAGTATACAAGGTTACGAAAGAGGCAGCCGATCGCGCAAAAAGAGGAGAAGGACCGACGCTTATTGAGGCGGTCGTCTATCGTTTAGTTCCTCATTCCAGCGATGACGACGATCGAACTTATCGTTCCCGTGAAGAAGTGGAAGAAGCGAGGAAGAAGGATCCGCTAGTCACTTTCAGCAATTATCTTAAAGGTTTAGGAATATTAGATGAACTTAAAGAGAAGGACATCCACGACCGGATGCTCATGGAAATTGATGAGGCCACGGAGTATGCGGAGAATGCCCCGAATTCGGCTCCGGAAGATGCCCTTAAGCACGTGTATGCAGAATAG
- a CDS encoding acetyl-CoA carboxylase biotin carboxylase subunit produces the protein MFKKVLIANRGEIAVRVIRTCKLLGIATVGIYSEADKQAPHVMQADEAYGVGNPRVAESYLNIDKVLEIARLTKADAIHPGYGLLSENAEFARRCEEAGIVFIGPSADVIARMGSKIEARNIMEQAGVPVVPGISYPLADAEAAARAASDIGYPVMLKASAGGGGIGMQIVYSEAEMQDAFAGNRKRAANFFGDGAMYIEKVVENPRHIEIQILADTHGNTVYLWERECSIQRRHQKVVEEAPSPFLDEHTRSQMGEAAVRAAQSIGYQNAGTIEFLVDENKNFYFLEMNTRLQVEHTITEEITSLDLVAEQLRIAAGHSLNFGQSDVTRDGHAIEVRIYAEDPKTFFPSPGTITKFAIPEGEGIRHELAVHEGSVVTPFYDPMIAKLVVKGQDRDEAIDRLHEALAHYQVQGIKTNIPMLQEVIAHPAFRSGDTTTSFVTTYLLEQT, from the coding sequence ATGTTCAAAAAGGTTCTAATTGCGAACCGGGGGGAAATTGCGGTACGAGTGATCCGGACTTGCAAATTACTGGGCATTGCCACCGTCGGCATATACTCCGAAGCGGATAAGCAAGCCCCACATGTCATGCAGGCGGATGAGGCTTACGGGGTAGGAAATCCGAGAGTAGCAGAAAGCTACTTGAATATCGATAAAGTGTTGGAAATCGCCCGTCTCACTAAAGCGGACGCCATTCACCCCGGATATGGCCTTCTCTCGGAAAATGCCGAATTTGCTCGCCGCTGCGAGGAAGCCGGAATCGTATTCATCGGCCCCTCAGCGGATGTCATCGCCCGCATGGGCAGTAAAATTGAAGCCCGTAACATCATGGAACAGGCTGGTGTGCCTGTGGTACCTGGCATTTCTTATCCGTTAGCGGATGCGGAAGCAGCAGCGCGGGCGGCCAGCGATATCGGCTATCCGGTTATGCTCAAGGCTTCGGCTGGCGGTGGCGGGATCGGTATGCAGATCGTGTACAGCGAAGCGGAAATGCAAGACGCCTTTGCAGGGAACCGGAAACGTGCCGCTAATTTCTTCGGAGACGGGGCCATGTATATCGAGAAAGTTGTGGAAAATCCCCGACATATCGAAATTCAGATTTTGGCCGATACGCATGGGAATACCGTCTACTTATGGGAACGGGAGTGTTCCATTCAACGCCGCCATCAAAAAGTGGTGGAGGAAGCTCCTTCACCTTTTTTGGATGAACACACTCGAAGTCAAATGGGAGAAGCCGCGGTAAGGGCGGCTCAATCTATCGGGTACCAGAATGCAGGAACGATCGAGTTTTTAGTTGACGAGAACAAAAATTTCTATTTCCTTGAAATGAATACCCGTCTACAGGTGGAGCATACGATTACAGAAGAGATTACCAGCTTGGACTTAGTTGCAGAGCAACTGCGAATTGCGGCCGGACATTCCTTGAATTTCGGGCAATCCGATGTGACACGCGACGGTCATGCGATTGAAGTGCGCATTTATGCGGAAGATCCGAAGACATTTTTCCCATCTCCGGGAACGATTACGAAGTTTGCCATACCTGAAGGAGAGGGAATCCGCCATGAGTTGGCTGTACATGAGGGCTCGGTGGTCACTCCTTTTTATGATCCGATGATTGCGAAGCTTGTGGTCAAAGGTCAGGATCGAGACGAGGCGATTGACCGACTTCATGAGGCGTTAGCCCATTATCAAGTTCAAGGGATCAAGACAAATATCCCGATGCTGCAAGAAGTAATTGCGCATCCCGCATTCCGTTCAGGCGATACAACAACGAGTTTCGTTACTACGTATTTGTTAGAGCAGACATAA
- a CDS encoding NAD(P)H oxidoreductase has translation MKTLVTVTHPRQNSLTHAVMNRFVEGLKQNNHEVDLLDLHHDGFNPVYTVEDEEDWINPNKNYSPVVRKEMDRILAADTLVFVFPLWQYNVPAMLKGYLDKVWNMGLFGKFEEKKVLWICLAGGDQEHMTKYKRDETLSHYLNILLAGYARLKESRVELLCDTLSESKEHIESLLERAYQLGREYN, from the coding sequence ATGAAAACGCTTGTGACCGTCACTCATCCTCGACAAAATTCGCTTACGCACGCTGTAATGAACCGTTTTGTCGAAGGTTTGAAGCAAAATAACCACGAAGTCGATCTATTGGACTTGCACCACGACGGATTCAATCCTGTATATACGGTTGAAGATGAAGAAGATTGGATAAATCCGAACAAAAACTACTCTCCCGTAGTTCGCAAGGAGATGGACCGGATTCTTGCAGCAGACACGCTCGTGTTCGTGTTCCCGTTATGGCAATACAACGTCCCTGCGATGCTTAAAGGCTACTTGGACAAAGTATGGAACATGGGGCTGTTCGGGAAATTTGAGGAGAAAAAAGTACTGTGGATCTGCCTGGCTGGCGGGGATCAAGAGCATATGACCAAATACAAGCGTGACGAGACGCTGTCACACTATCTCAATATACTACTTGCTGGCTACGCCCGCTTGAAAGAATCCCGGGTTGAACTGCTATGCGATACCCTTTCGGAATCCAAGGAGCATATTGAGAGTTTGCTGGAACGAGCGTATCAGCTCGGGCGCGAGTACAATTAA
- a CDS encoding dihydrolipoamide acetyltransferase family protein — translation MAEKIVMPQLGESVTEGTISKWLVNIGDKVNKYDPVCEVITDKVNAEVPSTVSGTITEIVVPEDETVAVGTLICWIVVEDQAVTPVEAKMSDLAHNECAHGVTNDVTNDMTTQAAMQPRYSPAVLKLAQEHNLDLSQVQGSGIAGRITRHDVLEMLQGQRQAVATSVPTSELPSKPSQPIKSAREMPKPSISVDALSTTANAPLHQADETIPITAIHKTTAKRMVKSKEEIPHAWLMVECDVTNLVRYRGQIKEEFKRKEGVHLTYLPFFIKSVVEALKEFPALNSQWADDHMIVKKSVHISIAVANDVALFVPVIKDADQKNILGLAKAVDDLVKKTKDGRLTLEDITGGTFTINNTGSFGSILSAPIINPPQVAILSVEAIVKRPIVIDNMIAIRDMMNICLSLDHRVLNGLVCGRFLKSVKQKIESYGTDTDTGLYS, via the coding sequence ATGGCTGAGAAAATCGTTATGCCCCAGCTAGGGGAAAGTGTAACGGAAGGAACCATTTCTAAGTGGCTCGTAAACATCGGGGATAAAGTCAACAAATATGATCCGGTATGCGAAGTGATTACAGATAAAGTGAATGCGGAGGTTCCTTCTACGGTTAGCGGCACGATAACCGAAATTGTCGTGCCAGAAGACGAAACGGTAGCGGTAGGAACTTTGATTTGCTGGATCGTGGTGGAAGACCAAGCGGTCACGCCGGTTGAAGCAAAGATGTCAGACCTCGCTCATAATGAGTGCGCCCATGGTGTGACTAATGATGTGACCAATGATATGACAACGCAAGCAGCCATGCAGCCACGCTATTCACCGGCCGTGCTTAAACTGGCTCAAGAACACAACCTAGATCTTTCCCAAGTTCAGGGATCTGGCATTGCCGGACGCATCACCAGACATGACGTCTTGGAAATGTTACAAGGACAAAGGCAGGCCGTGGCCACCTCTGTGCCAACAAGTGAACTTCCATCTAAGCCATCCCAACCGATAAAATCAGCTCGTGAAATGCCGAAACCGTCCATTTCCGTTGATGCCTTGTCAACCACCGCCAATGCTCCGTTACATCAAGCCGACGAGACGATCCCGATTACCGCTATTCACAAAACGACTGCCAAACGTATGGTTAAAAGCAAGGAGGAGATTCCTCATGCTTGGCTTATGGTGGAATGCGATGTCACGAATCTGGTCCGATATCGAGGCCAGATCAAAGAGGAGTTTAAGAGAAAAGAAGGAGTCCATTTAACGTATTTACCGTTTTTTATAAAGTCGGTTGTAGAAGCCTTGAAGGAATTCCCTGCCTTAAATTCGCAGTGGGCCGATGATCACATGATCGTCAAAAAATCGGTTCATATCTCGATTGCCGTGGCCAACGATGTAGCGTTATTCGTTCCCGTCATTAAGGACGCCGACCAAAAAAACATACTCGGACTTGCAAAAGCAGTCGATGACTTGGTCAAGAAGACGAAGGATGGCCGGCTCACGCTAGAGGATATAACGGGCGGAACGTTTACCATTAATAACACAGGCTCTTTCGGCTCCATTCTTTCAGCGCCCATCATCAATCCACCGCAAGTGGCCATTTTAAGTGTTGAAGCGATCGTCAAACGTCCGATCGTCATCGATAACATGATCGCCATCCGCGATATGATGAACATCTGTCTCTCCTTGGATCACCGGGTGTTGAATGGTCTTGTGTGTGGTCGCTTCTTGAAGAGCGTCAAGCAAAAGATTGAAAGTTATGGCACCGACACCGATACCGGACTCTATTCATGA